From Peptostreptococcaceae bacterium, the proteins below share one genomic window:
- a CDS encoding agmatinase family protein, whose protein sequence is MENKPICYVPERVIPEVYSGTPTFLGIPKISSKEELEKYDIVVMGVPWEGICTWGSYSACELSTKTIRAASARYGGYMLDYDIDIFDYFTGGDYGDSIVQNGNYDVTFDGIKKKYGEIIDAGKFPVVFGGDHSISNPLIEVFAKRYNGKIGVIHFDAHMDNCESFGEEKLARCSPFYRVYEQENIDAKNIVHIGVRGPRNHPDALKNAKKFGATVIPGMDIKLNGWKQAIERAIEVASDGTDAIYVTVCSDILDIANNPGGPPDPCGMTSFELAMMLNECGKAKTEAFDYVEIYPLEDKANVSSHTAVWMTLHLLAGVTKRKFNL, encoded by the coding sequence ATCCCGGAGGTTTACAGCGGGACACCTACCTTTTTAGGCATTCCTAAGATTTCCAGCAAAGAGGAACTGGAGAAATACGACATTGTAGTCATGGGCGTTCCGTGGGAAGGCATCTGCACTTGGGGGTCATACAGCGCCTGCGAATTGTCCACTAAAACCATAAGAGCGGCGTCGGCCAGATATGGCGGGTACATGCTCGATTACGATATAGACATATTCGATTATTTCACGGGCGGAGACTATGGGGATTCCATCGTTCAAAACGGCAACTACGATGTGACCTTCGATGGAATCAAGAAAAAATACGGTGAAATAATTGATGCCGGGAAATTCCCGGTTGTTTTTGGTGGAGACCATTCCATCTCTAATCCCCTGATAGAAGTTTTTGCCAAGAGATACAATGGCAAAATCGGCGTCATTCATTTTGACGCTCACATGGATAACTGCGAGAGCTTCGGAGAGGAAAAATTGGCGAGATGTTCACCATTCTACAGGGTATATGAGCAAGAGAACATAGATGCAAAAAATATTGTACACATAGGAGTTCGAGGCCCGAGAAACCATCCCGACGCCTTGAAGAACGCGAAGAAGTTTGGCGCGACAGTAATCCCTGGGATGGACATCAAGCTCAATGGATGGAAACAGGCCATTGAAAGAGCAATCGAGGTAGCAAGCGACGGAACGGATGCTATTTATGTAACTGTATGTTCCGATATTTTAGATATTGCCAACAACCCCGGAGGCCCCCCCGATCCATGCGGCATGACATCATTCGAATTGGCAATGATGCTTAACGAATGCGGCAAGGCCAAGACTGAAGCATTCGATTATGTGGAAATTTATCCTCTTGAAGACAAAGCCAACGTGTCTTCCCACACTGCCGTATGGATGACCCTCCACCTTCTTGCAGGAGTAACTAAAAGAAAATTCAATCTCTAG
- a CDS encoding Nramp family divalent metal transporter, with amino-acid sequence MQNNLQKKYTFKDKMKAMGPGIIIVGSFLGPGTVTTATRTGASFGYALLWTIIFSVVATIALQEMSARLGIITQKGLAEHITDIFEENPLMKKIAILFVGGSITLGGIAYMSGDLLGTSLGISNLTGIPTNYIAPGIGIIILILLNAGTVKWLEKILGVLVITMVSVFVVTMIVVKPDMGAMMAGLVPRIPEGSLMYCVALIGTTIVPYNLFIHCTNAKNNWHKPEDLVLSRWDTYVSIMIGGLITASVMITAATVMRGMTVNSAADMAIQLEPTLGAFANIFMSIGLFAAGFSSAVITPLGVSYVLGGLLGWKLDKSDKRFFYTNIGILVLGIFGAATGFNPLTIIIMAQALNGIFLPVIVIFLVYITCSKKVLGKYANSTFVNIIGIAISIITLVIGGSSVISVFKSFLG; translated from the coding sequence TTGCAAAATAACCTGCAAAAGAAGTATACCTTTAAAGACAAGATGAAGGCCATGGGGCCTGGAATCATCATTGTTGGATCATTCTTGGGCCCGGGCACAGTCACCACAGCCACCAGAACAGGAGCAAGCTTTGGATACGCACTTCTTTGGACCATCATATTTTCAGTAGTTGCAACAATAGCACTTCAGGAAATGTCGGCAAGACTTGGAATTATAACTCAAAAGGGACTCGCTGAGCATATAACAGACATATTTGAAGAAAATCCGCTTATGAAGAAGATTGCCATACTGTTTGTTGGAGGATCAATAACCCTTGGCGGAATAGCATACATGTCGGGAGACCTTCTTGGAACGTCCCTTGGTATTTCAAACCTGACGGGAATTCCTACAAACTATATTGCACCTGGTATCGGCATAATAATACTCATATTGCTTAATGCTGGAACTGTAAAATGGCTTGAGAAAATACTCGGTGTTTTGGTAATTACAATGGTTTCGGTTTTCGTAGTTACAATGATTGTAGTCAAGCCCGACATGGGCGCCATGATGGCAGGTTTGGTTCCTAGAATTCCAGAAGGTTCCCTCATGTATTGTGTTGCCTTAATTGGAACAACAATCGTGCCTTACAATCTCTTCATTCATTGCACAAATGCTAAAAACAACTGGCACAAGCCTGAAGACCTCGTGCTTTCAAGATGGGACACATATGTTTCAATCATGATTGGTGGTCTCATAACGGCTTCGGTAATGATTACGGCTGCAACTGTAATGAGAGGCATGACAGTTAACTCTGCTGCAGACATGGCAATTCAGCTTGAGCCGACACTTGGCGCATTCGCAAACATCTTCATGAGCATAGGCCTATTCGCCGCAGGATTCTCGTCGGCAGTAATTACGCCTCTTGGAGTATCCTATGTATTGGGGGGACTGCTTGGATGGAAACTGGACAAGAGCGACAAGAGATTCTTCTACACAAATATCGGAATCTTGGTTCTTGGAATATTCGGGGCGGCTACAGGCTTCAACCCGCTTACAATCATCATCATGGCACAGGCACTAAACGGAATATTCCTTCCTGTCATAGTCATATTCTTGGTATATATCACTTGTTCAAAGAAGGTACTTGGCAAATATGCAAATAGCACATTTGTTAATATAATTGGAATCGCAATTAGCATTATCACACTTGTTATCGGTGGAAGCAGCGTAATTTCAGTATTCAAGTCGTTTCTTGGCTAA
- a CDS encoding pyridoxal phosphate-dependent aminotransferase: protein MKYDFDEIIDRRNTDSIKWGYNFIEDEYGDKNLLPLWIADMDFVCASPILEALENRVRHGIFGYSQAGEAFYDAVINWNKKRHGLEVDRDWLVFVPGIVPAIKYAIETFAEAGDKIVVQNPVFGPFSSAIENGGCEVVHNLLKCDDGFYTMDYDDLEKMTRDPRVKLMILCSPHNPVGRVWTKEELEKAGEICLENGVIMLVDEIHSDIIMKGKRHVPFVGLADEIARNAIVCVSPSKTFNLAGMQAGNLIIKNEAIRMAYQATLDKNSVGWTNPFAITSLIAAYNEGEEWFGQVMDYLEDNIDFMESVINERMPEVGFTRPQGTYLAWLDFSRFVKTNGELEDLMRKGAKVALDEGHLFGPGGEGFVRVNFACPRSVLEECLLRMERAIR from the coding sequence ATGAAATACGATTTCGATGAGATTATCGATAGAAGAAACACCGATTCAATAAAATGGGGATACAATTTTATTGAAGACGAATATGGCGACAAGAATCTGCTCCCGCTTTGGATTGCGGATATGGATTTTGTTTGTGCAAGTCCAATTTTGGAGGCCCTTGAAAACAGGGTGAGACATGGAATCTTCGGATACAGCCAAGCGGGGGAAGCCTTCTATGATGCTGTTATCAATTGGAATAAAAAAAGGCATGGACTAGAAGTTGATAGAGACTGGCTCGTGTTTGTACCGGGAATTGTGCCAGCAATCAAATATGCCATAGAAACGTTTGCAGAGGCGGGAGATAAGATTGTAGTTCAGAATCCCGTGTTCGGGCCGTTTTCAAGTGCCATAGAAAATGGTGGTTGCGAGGTTGTGCACAACCTCTTGAAATGCGATGACGGGTTCTACACAATGGATTACGATGACCTGGAGAAAATGACTAGAGATCCCAGGGTCAAGCTCATGATTCTTTGCAGTCCTCACAACCCTGTGGGTAGGGTATGGACGAAGGAAGAGCTTGAGAAAGCTGGCGAGATTTGCCTGGAAAATGGTGTCATAATGCTCGTAGACGAGATTCATTCGGACATCATCATGAAGGGGAAAAGGCACGTACCATTTGTGGGTCTTGCGGACGAAATTGCCAGGAATGCAATAGTGTGCGTTTCCCCAAGCAAGACGTTCAACCTTGCAGGCATGCAGGCAGGGAATCTAATAATAAAGAATGAGGCCATTCGCATGGCTTACCAAGCAACGCTTGATAAGAATAGCGTAGGCTGGACAAATCCATTTGCCATAACATCCCTTATAGCGGCATACAACGAGGGAGAGGAATGGTTTGGTCAGGTCATGGATTATCTTGAGGACAATATTGATTTCATGGAAAGCGTCATTAATGAGAGAATGCCCGAGGTGGGTTTTACAAGACCGCAGGGGACATATCTGGCTTGGCTTGATTTTAGTAGATTTGTGAAAACAAACGGCGAGCTCGAAGACCTTATGCGCAAAGGAGCGAAAGTTGCTCTCGATGAAGGACATCTATTTGGACCGGGTGGAGAGGGCTTTGTGAGAGTGAATTTCGCATGCCCAAGATCGGTGCTTGAGGAATGTTTACTAAGAATGGAAAGAGCAATACGGTAA